Proteins from a genomic interval of Amycolatopsis sp. cg13:
- a CDS encoding nitrate- and nitrite sensing domain-containing protein — MPNEDTAGAGEASAQENAGTAQQRSWLALGNWRLRSKLALILLIPTITALVLGVLRVVDDVRSAVDLNHTANQVAFAEKVTAVVHDLQRERALAVVRISSGDPLRQTGLDAQMAKVDRDVDDLRNAAVNLDNQDQAASDRYAHGLQRLDALRPLRAAMTTSAYSDRAVLDTYSSVLDSLIQLGREVSTATTDRDLLRLGTSTQSISEAKEFILRGDSALQIAAFRDNFPGNLIDETRAAEASGDASITAFLANATGDQVQLYNDTYSGPEVDERRRLQTQAFSFAQQSQPLNLDGTKLGQDSTVAADKLRAVEVNLLTQLRAQADELASNAVRSAWVGGVIVLAALVAALMLMLVIARLMLRPLRVLRKTALDVAYTRLPETVQAILDDPDPVNASKKAVDPVPVLTRDEIGEVARSFDVVHEQAVKMAAEQALLRENVNGIFVNLSRRSQRLVERQLGVIDRLEADEQDPDHLASLFELDHLATRLRRNGESLLVLSGAGLAKSVPKPVPAADVIGAAVSEIEQYARIEIGIVPEVAVQGLAIHDLVHVLAELLDNATYFSEPETKITVRAVITRKKALAIQVTDHGVGMTEERLAEVNERLADPPDLDVSVTRRMGLYVVARLAQRHGIEVRLRENEDIEGGVIARVVVPVELLTQVRTVSPTMRNTPPPPNRNEVSHPSLPPLNREPEPPNPLPLAPPPAAAELTEAMGSNGGASENGGLVPLDQPISLDDLVAGNRAAGPFLSPATPASETPAWPTAEDLAPLTRESYGEGASLAQTEFPPLVLPKREPKYVAPEAPKEQPPAEPDGSAALEDDVPTRRLPIYQSVLSRWFSEGEDGENGAATPQSAAPEPETAAAPEAPAAPAEPEETRAAEPERRPEPAALESTPLYPGSDEPEDDSWHSVSDEGWHAAQSLLESKNEEITSAGLPKRVPNAYLVPGSIGNAPEPAQQNSFTDATTGMPGTGAITRSATAARSRMASFQRGYKSGRHALKERPPDARLDDDGVRVTGAGYVSDSSEERE; from the coding sequence GTGCCGAACGAAGACACCGCGGGGGCAGGGGAGGCCTCCGCTCAGGAGAACGCGGGGACCGCGCAGCAGCGGTCCTGGCTGGCGCTCGGCAACTGGCGGCTGAGGTCCAAGCTCGCGCTCATTCTCCTCATTCCCACGATCACCGCGCTGGTCCTCGGCGTCCTGCGCGTGGTCGACGACGTGCGGTCGGCGGTCGACCTCAACCACACCGCCAACCAAGTCGCCTTCGCCGAGAAGGTCACCGCGGTGGTGCACGACCTGCAGCGCGAGCGCGCGCTGGCCGTGGTCCGGATCTCCTCGGGCGACCCGCTGCGCCAGACCGGCCTCGACGCGCAGATGGCGAAGGTCGACCGCGACGTCGACGACCTGCGCAACGCCGCGGTCAACCTCGACAACCAAGACCAGGCGGCCAGCGACCGCTACGCGCACGGCCTCCAGCGCCTCGACGCGCTGCGCCCGCTGCGCGCGGCGATGACCACGTCGGCCTACTCCGACCGCGCGGTGCTCGACACCTACTCCTCGGTGCTCGACTCGCTGATCCAGCTCGGCCGCGAGGTCTCCACCGCGACGACCGACCGCGACCTGCTCCGCCTCGGCACGAGCACGCAGTCGATCAGCGAGGCGAAGGAGTTCATCCTCCGCGGCGACTCCGCGCTGCAGATCGCCGCGTTCCGCGACAACTTCCCCGGCAACCTGATCGACGAGACCCGGGCCGCCGAGGCCAGCGGCGACGCGTCGATCACCGCCTTCCTGGCCAACGCCACCGGCGACCAGGTCCAGCTCTACAACGACACTTACTCCGGACCCGAGGTCGACGAGCGTCGGCGGTTGCAGACGCAGGCCTTCTCCTTCGCCCAGCAGAGCCAGCCGCTCAACCTCGACGGCACCAAGCTCGGCCAGGACTCCACCGTCGCCGCCGACAAGCTGCGCGCGGTCGAGGTCAACCTGCTGACCCAGCTGCGCGCGCAGGCCGACGAACTGGCCAGCAACGCGGTCCGCTCGGCGTGGGTCGGCGGGGTCATCGTCCTCGCCGCGCTGGTCGCCGCGCTGATGCTGATGCTCGTCATCGCCCGCCTGATGCTGCGCCCGCTGCGGGTGCTGCGGAAGACCGCGCTGGACGTCGCCTACACCCGGCTGCCGGAAACCGTGCAGGCCATCCTGGACGACCCGGACCCGGTCAACGCCTCGAAGAAGGCGGTCGACCCGGTTCCGGTCCTCACCCGCGACGAGATCGGCGAAGTGGCGCGCTCGTTCGACGTGGTGCACGAGCAGGCGGTCAAGATGGCCGCCGAACAGGCACTGCTGCGCGAGAACGTCAACGGCATCTTCGTGAACCTCTCCCGGCGGTCGCAGCGGCTGGTGGAACGCCAGCTCGGCGTGATCGACCGGCTCGAGGCCGACGAGCAGGACCCGGACCATCTCGCGAGCCTGTTCGAACTCGACCACCTGGCGACCCGGTTGCGCCGGAACGGCGAATCGCTGCTGGTGCTTTCGGGCGCGGGCCTCGCGAAGTCGGTGCCGAAGCCGGTGCCGGCGGCCGACGTGATCGGCGCGGCGGTGTCGGAGATCGAGCAGTACGCCCGCATCGAGATCGGCATCGTGCCCGAGGTGGCGGTGCAGGGCCTCGCGATCCACGACCTCGTGCACGTGCTCGCGGAACTGCTCGACAACGCGACGTACTTCTCCGAACCGGAAACCAAGATCACCGTCCGCGCGGTCATCACGCGCAAGAAGGCGCTGGCGATCCAGGTCACCGACCACGGCGTCGGGATGACCGAGGAACGCCTCGCCGAGGTCAACGAGCGCCTCGCCGACCCGCCGGACCTGGACGTGTCGGTGACCCGGCGAATGGGTCTGTACGTGGTCGCCCGGCTGGCCCAGCGCCACGGCATCGAGGTGCGGCTGCGCGAGAACGAGGACATCGAGGGCGGCGTGATCGCCCGCGTCGTGGTCCCGGTCGAGCTGCTCACCCAGGTCCGGACCGTTTCGCCGACGATGCGGAACACCCCGCCGCCGCCGAACCGCAACGAGGTTTCGCACCCGAGCCTGCCGCCGCTGAACCGCGAGCCGGAGCCGCCGAACCCGCTTCCGCTCGCGCCGCCGCCCGCGGCCGCCGAATTGACCGAGGCGATGGGTTCGAACGGCGGAGCGTCGGAGAACGGCGGTCTGGTTCCGCTCGACCAGCCGATCAGCCTCGACGACCTCGTCGCGGGCAACCGCGCGGCCGGTCCGTTCCTCAGCCCGGCGACGCCTGCCTCGGAAACGCCGGCGTGGCCGACCGCGGAAGACCTCGCGCCGCTCACGCGCGAGTCCTACGGCGAGGGCGCGAGCCTGGCGCAGACCGAGTTCCCGCCGCTGGTGCTGCCGAAGCGGGAGCCGAAGTACGTCGCGCCGGAAGCTCCGAAGGAGCAGCCGCCCGCCGAGCCGGACGGTTCCGCCGCGCTCGAGGACGACGTGCCCACCCGGCGGCTGCCGATCTACCAGTCGGTGCTGTCGCGCTGGTTCAGCGAGGGCGAGGACGGCGAGAACGGCGCGGCAACGCCCCAGTCCGCCGCACCGGAACCGGAAACCGCCGCGGCTCCCGAGGCCCCCGCGGCTCCGGCCGAACCGGAGGAGACCCGAGCCGCCGAGCCCGAGCGGCGACCCGAGCCGGCGGCCCTCGAATCGACGCCGCTCTACCCCGGTTCCGACGAGCCGGAGGACGACAGCTGGCACAGCGTCTCCGACGAGGGCTGGCACGCGGCGCAGTCGCTGCTCGAATCCAAGAACGAGGAGATCACGTCCGCCGGGCTGCCCAAGCGCGTGCCCAACGCGTACCTGGTCCCCGGCTCGATCGGCAACGCGCCGGAACCGGCGCAGCAGAACTCGTTCACCGACGCGACCACCGGAATGCCCGGAACGGGTGCGATCACCCGCTCGGCGACGGCTGCCCGCAGCCGGATGGCAAGCTTCCAGCGTGGGTACAAGTCCGGAAGGCACGCACTGAAGGAGCGGCCGCCGGACGCCCGGCTCGACGACGACGGGGTTCGCGTCACCGGGGCCGGGTATGTGAGCGACAGCAGTGAGGAGCGAGAGTGA
- a CDS encoding roadblock/LC7 domain-containing protein — MTRAGVQPGGGSVQPNGRQAGGSAASSFAWLITDFVHRVPGAAHAVVVSADGLLLASSRGLPKDRADQLAAVASGLTSLARGAAKVFEGGPVAQTVVEMANGFLFLMSVSDGSCLAVLGSPESDIGLVVYEMTLLVERVGQQLTPEMRAQLQGAAVRR; from the coding sequence GTGACACGGGCGGGAGTGCAGCCGGGAGGCGGCTCGGTGCAGCCGAACGGCAGGCAGGCCGGCGGCAGCGCGGCGAGCAGCTTCGCGTGGCTGATCACGGACTTCGTCCACCGGGTGCCCGGTGCGGCGCACGCGGTGGTCGTCTCGGCCGACGGTCTGCTGCTCGCGTCTTCGCGCGGGCTGCCGAAGGACCGGGCGGACCAGTTGGCGGCCGTCGCCTCGGGGCTGACCAGCCTCGCGCGCGGGGCGGCGAAGGTGTTCGAGGGCGGCCCGGTCGCGCAGACCGTGGTCGAGATGGCGAACGGATTTCTCTTCCTGATGTCGGTGTCCGACGGCTCGTGCCTCGCGGTGCTTGGCTCGCCGGAGAGCGACATCGGCTTGGTGGTGTACGAAATGACGCTGCTGGTCGAACGGGTCGGCCAGCAGCTGACACCGGAGATGCGGGCACAACTGCAGGGCGCTGCGGTCCGTCGCTAG
- a CDS encoding DUF742 domain-containing protein has protein sequence MDDGRLRGDGRLGDEHTGGWGDRDQSREDWKSFRDRVDREWRSRDVQAADSEPVREPPNWLTDSNAGQQPGITAVPGYRERLLGGPGSELFGGASGPLYDSAEFAAFSAERDGSPGPSSNELAAALPMQAAGEYVDEPAEVETSGLVRPYFRTRGRTKPTYDLAIEALVSTSEQGRVLDRVRVPEHRSICDLCLDTRSVAEVAALLRLPLGVVRVLIGDVAGLGLVLVHTSSSTNSGDRPSIEFMERVLSGLRRI, from the coding sequence GTGGACGACGGGCGCTTGCGCGGCGACGGCCGGCTCGGTGACGAGCACACCGGGGGCTGGGGCGATCGGGACCAGAGCCGGGAGGACTGGAAGTCCTTCCGGGACCGGGTCGACCGCGAATGGCGTTCGAGGGACGTCCAAGCCGCGGATTCCGAACCGGTGCGCGAACCGCCGAACTGGCTGACCGATTCCAACGCCGGGCAGCAGCCGGGCATCACCGCGGTGCCCGGGTACCGCGAGCGGCTGCTCGGCGGGCCCGGTTCGGAGCTGTTCGGCGGGGCGAGCGGACCGCTGTACGACTCGGCCGAGTTCGCCGCCTTCAGCGCCGAACGCGACGGGTCTCCCGGACCGTCGTCGAACGAGCTGGCCGCCGCGCTGCCGATGCAGGCGGCGGGCGAGTACGTGGACGAGCCCGCCGAGGTGGAGACCTCCGGGCTGGTCCGGCCTTACTTCCGCACCCGCGGGCGCACGAAACCGACCTACGACCTCGCGATCGAGGCCCTGGTGTCGACGAGCGAGCAGGGCCGGGTGCTTGACCGCGTCCGCGTGCCGGAGCACCGGTCCATCTGCGACCTGTGCCTCGACACCCGGTCGGTCGCCGAGGTGGCCGCGCTGCTGCGGCTGCCGCTCGGCGTGGTGCGAGTGCTGATTGGTGACGTGGCGGGCCTCGGCCTGGTGCTCGTGCACACGAGCAGCAGCACGAATTCGGGCGACCGCCCCAGTATCGAGTTCATGGAAAGGGTGCTCAGTGGGCTTCGGAGAATTTGA
- a CDS encoding ATP/GTP-binding protein: MGFGEFDSDANTPQTGPTSSAKIVVAGGFGSGKTTMVGAISEIDPLTTEAMMTEASVGHDDVSATPNKSTTTVAMDFGRISLDSDLVLYVFGTPGQHRFWFMWDDLAVGAIGAVVLVDTRRLADAFPSIDFFENRKLPYVVAINCFDRLLHHQIEDVRHALTISPSVPIMACDARERESAKQVLISVVQHAIAHDTALRAG; the protein is encoded by the coding sequence GTGGGCTTCGGAGAATTTGACTCCGACGCGAACACACCGCAGACGGGTCCGACCTCGTCGGCCAAGATCGTGGTCGCGGGTGGGTTCGGTTCGGGCAAGACGACTATGGTCGGGGCGATCTCCGAGATCGACCCGCTGACCACCGAGGCCATGATGACCGAGGCCAGCGTGGGCCACGACGACGTGTCGGCGACGCCGAACAAGTCGACGACCACGGTGGCGATGGACTTCGGCCGGATCTCGCTCGACTCCGACCTGGTGCTGTACGTGTTCGGCACGCCGGGCCAGCACCGGTTCTGGTTCATGTGGGACGACCTCGCCGTCGGCGCGATCGGTGCGGTCGTGCTCGTGGACACGCGCCGGCTCGCGGACGCGTTCCCGTCCATCGACTTCTTCGAGAACCGGAAGCTGCCTTACGTCGTGGCGATCAACTGCTTCGACCGGCTGCTGCACCACCAGATCGAAGACGTGCGGCACGCGCTCACCATCTCGCCGTCGGTGCCGATCATGGCGTGCGACGCGCGGGAGCGGGAATCGGCGAAGCAGGTGCTGATCTCCGTCGTGCAGCACGCGATCGCGCACGACACGGCTTTGCGGGCGGGCTAG
- a CDS encoding roadblock/LC7 domain-containing protein encodes MTDSDRPADQGTFSWLISDFVRRVPGAAHAVLVSADGLMLAPSEGLPQERAEQLSAVASGLISLTQGAARCFEAGGVNQTVVEMERGYLFLMSVSDGSCLAVLAAPTCDIGTVAYEMTLLVERVGEQITPELRAQLQGGGVLG; translated from the coding sequence GTGACCGATTCCGACCGGCCAGCGGACCAGGGCACGTTCAGCTGGCTGATCTCGGATTTCGTGCGCCGGGTCCCGGGTGCGGCGCACGCGGTGCTGGTGTCGGCGGACGGACTGATGCTCGCGCCTTCGGAAGGCTTGCCGCAGGAGCGCGCCGAACAGCTCTCGGCGGTGGCGTCCGGGCTGATCAGCCTGACCCAGGGCGCCGCGCGATGCTTCGAGGCGGGCGGCGTGAACCAGACCGTGGTCGAGATGGAACGCGGATACCTGTTCCTGATGTCGGTCTCGGACGGGTCCTGCCTCGCCGTGCTCGCCGCGCCGACGTGCGACATCGGGACGGTGGCGTACGAGATGACCCTGCTGGTCGAGCGGGTCGGCGAGCAGATCACGCCGGAGCTGCGCGCGCAGCTGCAAGGCGGCGGGGTGCTGGGGTAG
- a CDS encoding DUF742 domain-containing protein — protein MKISGFGDQDTGAWDALHKGTERESFDSPSRYDMSSLSLRLPHRQPRPTPPPPTPPPAARRPEPAPRPAPVAPRPVQQAVAPRPVAPPPPAPAPVEEENWDDGYEWVEDGESGYWEEPQQTQRWEEPPPPPRPAVHDPYSFDEYAGSPGADDRVVPEGSAYQRQHVEQATRSRHALVEEPEDRYLDPGPASGVSELDRFWSGEEPAQPEPPAQPTKSRVRPYARTRGRTRSDHNLALEALVSTSDEGRRYRGVRSIEHRRICDLCLDTRSVAEIAAHLHLPLGVVKVLVGDMADIGLVMLHQTDLVLGDRSSREFMERVLQGLRNL, from the coding sequence ATGAAGATCTCGGGTTTCGGAGACCAGGACACGGGCGCCTGGGACGCCCTCCACAAAGGCACGGAACGGGAGTCGTTCGACTCGCCGAGCCGGTACGACATGAGTTCGCTGAGCCTGCGGTTGCCGCATCGGCAGCCGCGGCCCACGCCGCCTCCGCCTACCCCGCCGCCTGCCGCTCGGCGTCCGGAGCCCGCACCTCGGCCCGCGCCGGTTGCGCCGCGGCCGGTGCAGCAGGCTGTCGCCCCGCGTCCGGTGGCCCCGCCGCCTCCTGCTCCTGCTCCGGTTGAGGAGGAGAACTGGGACGACGGCTACGAATGGGTCGAAGACGGCGAGTCCGGTTATTGGGAAGAGCCCCAGCAGACTCAGCGCTGGGAAGAGCCGCCGCCCCCGCCGCGGCCGGCAGTGCACGACCCGTACTCGTTCGACGAGTACGCCGGTTCGCCCGGCGCGGATGACCGCGTGGTGCCGGAAGGCTCGGCGTACCAGCGTCAGCACGTCGAACAAGCCACCCGCAGCAGGCACGCGCTGGTCGAAGAACCCGAGGATCGGTACCTCGACCCTGGTCCCGCCTCCGGAGTGTCCGAATTGGACCGGTTCTGGTCCGGCGAGGAGCCCGCGCAGCCGGAACCGCCCGCGCAGCCGACGAAATCGCGCGTGCGGCCGTATGCGCGAACCCGCGGCCGGACCCGCTCGGACCACAACCTCGCGCTCGAAGCCCTGGTCTCCACCAGCGACGAGGGCCGCCGGTACCGCGGAGTGCGCTCGATCGAGCACCGGCGGATCTGCGACCTGTGCCTGGACACCCGGTCGGTCGCCGAGATCGCCGCGCACCTGCACCTGCCGCTCGGAGTGGTGAAGGTGCTGGTGGGCGACATGGCCGACATCGGTCTCGTGATGCTGCACCAGACCGATCTGGTGCTGGGGGACCGGTCGTCGAGGGAGTTCATGGAACGGGTGCTGCAGGGGCTTCGCAACCTCTGA
- a CDS encoding helicase-associated domain-containing protein yields the protein MPATSLADWLRAESDDALAELLRTRRDLSTPPPSDTTVLATRAGTPGSVARACEDLDTFTLAVIDALLVAGADIEPTPVSAVTALIGRDVSEPLARLRARALVWGADDELRVPPAARDALGPFPAGLGAPSPALAATDIDARLAEVGEDERAVLTALAAGPPIGRTRDASFDVGLSDAATPVQKLLARGLLLRRDDQTVELPRELGLLLRGGRAFEPDTLVEPELPVHPHRTDTVDQTAAGEAMELLRQTESLLRMWSDAPPPVLKAGGLGVRELKKVAKDLEVDETRATLLVELVVGAGLVADSENTAPEYVPTMLTDSWLASPSVQRWMTLAQAWLELPRLPGLAGGRDAKDKPIAPLSEELRRPLAPVSRHRVLSALAALNPGAGVKSIDELVAVLAWRAPRRGGRLRDETVRWTMAEATALGLVGLGALTTATRLLLEDDRSGAVEAMHDALPAPVDHVLVQADLTVVAPGPLEPELAADMAAVADVESAGHATVYRITEPSVRRALDTGRTADELHAMFRNKSATPVPQGLTYLIDDVARRHGRLRGGTAGSFLRCDDEALLAEVLAHPVAAEYDLRLIAPTVLISSAPLAEVLEALRGAGFAPAAEGPDGRVVDLRPTGRRLPARARAARSRPGEQAVLTDEQATRIVSNLRAGDQASARRRGSTVRAPGGGGADTTATLDLLSRATLEQREVWIGFVDSRGTASQRVVRPLRVGGGVLEGANHERYPLHRITSAALVED from the coding sequence ATGCCCGCGACCTCTCTGGCGGACTGGCTGCGTGCGGAGTCCGACGACGCACTCGCCGAACTGCTGCGCACGCGTCGCGATCTGTCCACCCCTCCTCCGTCCGACACCACCGTGCTCGCCACGCGCGCGGGCACGCCGGGGTCGGTCGCTCGCGCCTGCGAAGACCTCGACACGTTCACCCTCGCGGTGATCGACGCGCTGCTGGTCGCCGGTGCCGACATCGAGCCGACGCCGGTGTCCGCGGTGACGGCGCTGATCGGCCGCGACGTCAGCGAACCGCTCGCCCGGCTGCGCGCCCGGGCGCTCGTCTGGGGCGCCGACGACGAGCTGCGGGTGCCGCCCGCCGCGCGCGACGCGCTCGGTCCGTTCCCGGCCGGGCTCGGCGCACCGTCTCCCGCGCTGGCCGCCACCGACATCGACGCGCGGCTCGCGGAGGTCGGCGAGGACGAGCGGGCGGTGCTCACCGCGCTCGCCGCCGGGCCGCCGATCGGCCGCACCCGCGACGCGAGCTTCGACGTCGGCCTCTCCGACGCAGCCACGCCGGTGCAGAAGCTCCTCGCGCGCGGCCTGCTGCTGCGCCGTGACGACCAGACCGTCGAACTTCCCCGCGAACTCGGCCTGCTGCTGCGCGGCGGCCGGGCGTTCGAACCGGACACACTGGTCGAGCCGGAGCTGCCCGTCCATCCACATCGGACGGACACTGTGGACCAAACGGCCGCCGGTGAAGCCATGGAGTTGTTGCGGCAGACGGAATCCCTGCTGCGAATGTGGTCGGATGCGCCGCCGCCGGTGCTCAAAGCGGGCGGGCTCGGAGTGCGCGAGCTGAAGAAGGTCGCCAAGGACCTCGAAGTCGACGAGACCCGCGCGACGCTGCTCGTAGAGCTGGTCGTCGGCGCGGGACTCGTTGCGGACAGCGAAAACACCGCCCCCGAGTACGTGCCCACCATGCTCACCGACAGCTGGCTCGCGTCGCCGTCGGTGCAGCGGTGGATGACGCTCGCGCAAGCGTGGCTGGAGCTGCCGCGGCTGCCCGGTCTCGCCGGTGGCCGGGACGCGAAAGACAAGCCGATCGCGCCATTGTCCGAAGAGCTGCGACGACCGCTCGCGCCGGTTTCGCGGCATCGCGTGCTCAGTGCTTTGGCCGCGCTGAATCCTGGCGCAGGTGTGAAAAGCATCGACGAACTGGTTGCCGTACTGGCTTGGCGCGCGCCTCGGCGGGGTGGCCGGTTACGCGACGAAACCGTGCGCTGGACGATGGCCGAGGCGACCGCGCTGGGTCTCGTCGGACTCGGCGCCCTCACCACCGCCACCCGGCTGTTGCTGGAAGATGACCGCTCCGGCGCTGTCGAAGCCATGCACGACGCGCTGCCCGCGCCGGTCGACCACGTGTTGGTGCAGGCGGATCTGACGGTCGTCGCGCCGGGCCCGCTGGAGCCGGAGCTGGCGGCGGACATGGCCGCGGTCGCGGACGTCGAATCCGCTGGGCACGCAACGGTTTACCGCATCACCGAGCCGTCCGTGCGGCGCGCGCTCGACACCGGGCGGACCGCGGACGAGCTGCACGCGATGTTCCGCAACAAGTCGGCGACGCCGGTGCCGCAAGGCCTCACATACCTGATCGACGACGTCGCCCGCCGCCACGGCCGTTTGCGCGGCGGCACCGCGGGATCGTTCCTGCGCTGCGACGACGAGGCTTTGCTCGCCGAGGTGCTCGCTCATCCGGTAGCCGCGGAGTACGACCTGCGGCTGATCGCGCCGACTGTGCTGATCAGCTCCGCGCCTCTCGCTGAGGTGCTGGAAGCCTTGCGGGGCGCGGGTTTCGCCCCTGCGGCGGAGGGTCCGGACGGCCGAGTGGTCGACCTGCGGCCCACCGGACGCCGGCTGCCCGCCCGCGCCCGCGCGGCTCGCTCCCGGCCCGGTGAGCAGGCGGTGCTGACCGACGAGCAGGCAACGCGGATCGTCTCGAATCTCCGCGCGGGAGACCAGGCCTCGGCCCGCCGCCGGGGTTCCACGGTGCGCGCACCCGGTGGCGGCGGCGCGGACACGACGGCGACGTTGGACCTGCTTTCCCGCGCGACGCTTGAGCAGCGCGAGGTGTGGATCGGTTTCGTCGACTCGCGCGGCACCGCGAGCCAGCGAGTGGTGCGGCCCTTGCGGGTCGGCGGCGGGGTGCTGGAGGGTGCCAATCATGAGCGGTATCCGTTGCACCGCATCACTTCCGCCGCATTGGTCGAGGACTGA
- a CDS encoding NAD-dependent malic enzyme, whose amino-acid sequence MPVPGPGYSITVRVEAPASSTAAGDLTTAVGRVGGVLTAFDVVESHADTIVIDISANALSENHAQDITAALDSLPGVRVRKVSDRTFLIHLGGKIEVSPKVALRNRDDLSRAYTPGVARVCQAIAANPEDARRLTIKRNTVAVLTDGSAVLGLGNIGPAAALPVMEGKAALFKKFADVDAWPVCLDTQDTEEIIMIAKALAPVYAGINLEDIAAPRCFEIEKRLREQLDIPVFHDDQHGTAIVVVAALRNALRVVGKNIEDCKIVVSGVGAAGSAIIRLLLRKNPGDIVAADIDGIVYPERGNLDDNLTWIAEHTNKDRKSGTLHDALVGADVFVGVSAPNLFGAEQVATMNDDAVVFALANPDPEIDPLEAQKHAAVVATGRSDFPNQINNVLAFPGVFRGLLDAAAHNIDDNMLLAASDAIADVVDNGKLNASFIVPSVFDSAVAPAVAEAVRNAVRAERAS is encoded by the coding sequence ATGCCGGTTCCCGGTCCCGGGTATTCGATCACCGTCCGGGTCGAGGCCCCGGCCTCGTCCACGGCCGCGGGCGATCTCACCACCGCGGTCGGCCGCGTCGGCGGCGTGCTGACGGCGTTCGACGTCGTCGAATCGCACGCGGACACGATCGTGATCGACATCAGCGCCAACGCGCTGTCGGAAAACCACGCGCAGGACATCACCGCGGCGCTCGATTCGCTGCCGGGCGTGCGCGTGCGCAAGGTCTCGGACCGGACCTTCCTGATCCACCTCGGCGGCAAGATCGAGGTCAGCCCCAAGGTCGCGCTCCGCAACCGTGACGACCTCTCCCGCGCGTACACGCCGGGCGTCGCCCGGGTGTGCCAGGCGATCGCCGCGAACCCCGAGGACGCGCGCCGGCTGACCATCAAGCGCAACACCGTCGCGGTGCTCACCGACGGCTCCGCCGTGCTCGGCCTCGGCAACATCGGCCCGGCCGCCGCGCTGCCGGTGATGGAGGGCAAGGCGGCGCTGTTCAAGAAGTTCGCCGACGTCGACGCGTGGCCGGTCTGCCTGGACACCCAGGACACCGAAGAGATCATCATGATCGCCAAGGCGCTCGCGCCGGTGTACGCGGGCATCAACCTCGAGGACATCGCCGCGCCGCGCTGCTTCGAGATCGAGAAGCGGCTGCGCGAGCAGCTGGACATCCCGGTCTTCCACGACGACCAGCACGGCACCGCGATCGTCGTGGTCGCCGCGCTGCGCAACGCGCTGCGCGTGGTCGGGAAGAACATCGAGGACTGCAAGATCGTGGTCAGCGGGGTCGGCGCGGCCGGTTCGGCGATCATCCGCCTGCTGCTGCGCAAGAACCCGGGCGACATCGTGGCCGCCGACATCGACGGCATCGTCTACCCCGAGCGCGGCAACCTCGACGACAACCTCACGTGGATCGCCGAGCACACCAACAAGGACCGCAAGTCCGGCACCTTGCACGACGCGCTGGTCGGCGCGGACGTCTTCGTCGGCGTCTCGGCCCCGAACCTCTTCGGCGCGGAGCAGGTCGCCACGATGAACGACGACGCCGTCGTCTTCGCGCTGGCCAACCCGGACCCGGAAATCGACCCGCTGGAGGCGCAGAAGCACGCCGCGGTCGTCGCCACCGGCCGCAGCGACTTCCCGAACCAGATCAACAACGTCCTGGCGTTCCCGGGAGTCTTCCGCGGCCTGCTCGACGCCGCCGCGCACAACATCGACGACAACATGCTGCTGGCCGCCTCCGACGCGATCGCCGACGTGGTGGACAACGGCAAGCTCAACGCGTCGTTCATCGTGCCGAGCGTGTTCGACAGCGCGGTGGCTCCGGCGGTGGCGGAAGCGGTGCGCAACGCCGTCCGCGCCGAACGCGCCAGCTGA
- the moaC gene encoding cyclic pyranopterin monophosphate synthase MoaC: MSELSHVDESGAARMVDVSGKTASARTALAGGTVHTTAEVVGLLSAGGLPKGDALATARIAGIMGAKRVPELIPLCHQIALSGVKVEFELDGAAVHISATAKTKDVTGVEMEALTAVAVAGLTLHDMIKAVDPAATLDNVRLLRKDGGKTGTWERP; encoded by the coding sequence GTGAGTGAACTCAGCCATGTCGACGAGTCCGGCGCTGCCCGGATGGTCGACGTTTCCGGCAAGACGGCGTCCGCGCGCACCGCGCTCGCCGGCGGGACCGTCCACACCACGGCGGAGGTCGTCGGCCTGCTTTCGGCAGGCGGCCTTCCCAAGGGCGACGCGCTGGCGACCGCGCGGATCGCCGGGATCATGGGCGCCAAGCGGGTGCCCGAGCTGATCCCGTTGTGCCACCAGATCGCGCTGTCCGGGGTCAAGGTGGAGTTCGAATTGGACGGTGCCGCGGTCCACATCAGCGCGACGGCCAAGACCAAGGACGTCACCGGCGTCGAGATGGAGGCGCTCACCGCCGTCGCGGTCGCCGGGCTGACGCTGCACGACATGATCAAGGCTGTCGACCCGGCCGCGACGCTCGACAACGTGCGGTTGCTGCGCAAGGACGGCGGCAAGACCGGAACCTGGGAGCGGCCATGA